One window of Mesorhizobium sp. WSM4904 genomic DNA carries:
- a CDS encoding peptide chain release factor 3 — protein sequence MAEDIEQAVSRRRTFAIIAHPDAGKTTLTEKLLLFGGAIQLAGEVKAKKDRIQTRSDWMKIERERGISVVTSVMTFEYGDNVFNLLDTPGHEDFADDTYRTLSAVDSAVMVIDAAKGIEPRTLKLFEVCRLRDIPIITFVNKMDRESRDPFEILDEIEQKLALDTAPVTWPIGRGKTFCGTYHLAQNAVRRSDDEKERTPVHGPDSNRVAGLLPENERNDFIEELELAREACRPLDVDAFREGHLTPVYFGSALRNFGVRDLIEALGAFGPPPRAQEADERTVEATEEKMTSFVFKIQANMDPNHRDRIAFVRVCSGKLERGMKARLVRTGKPMSLSAPQFFFARTRVTADEAFAGDVVGIPNHGTLRIGDTLTEGEEILFRGVPNFAPEILRRVRLGDAMKAKKLKEALHQMAEEGVVQLFSPEDGSPAIVGVVGALQLDVLKERLNIEYTLPVDFEMSRFSVCRWISADDKADVQRFIEAHRGDIARDLDNDPVFLAQHAFSLNYEAERWKAIRFTAVKDYQVRDKAA from the coding sequence GTCAAGGCCAAGAAGGACCGCATCCAGACCCGGTCCGACTGGATGAAGATCGAGCGCGAGCGCGGCATCTCGGTCGTCACCTCGGTGATGACCTTCGAGTATGGCGACAACGTCTTTAATCTGCTCGACACACCCGGCCATGAGGATTTCGCCGACGACACCTACCGCACGCTGTCGGCGGTGGACTCGGCGGTCATGGTCATCGACGCCGCCAAGGGCATCGAGCCGCGCACGCTGAAGCTGTTCGAGGTCTGCCGGCTGCGCGACATCCCGATCATCACCTTCGTCAACAAGATGGATCGCGAGAGCCGCGACCCGTTCGAGATACTCGACGAGATCGAGCAGAAGCTGGCGCTGGACACCGCACCCGTCACCTGGCCGATCGGCCGCGGCAAGACCTTTTGCGGCACCTACCACCTGGCGCAGAACGCCGTGCGCCGGAGCGATGACGAGAAGGAGCGCACGCCGGTCCACGGTCCGGATTCCAACCGTGTCGCCGGACTGCTGCCCGAAAACGAGCGCAACGACTTCATCGAGGAGCTGGAGCTCGCGCGGGAAGCTTGCCGACCGCTCGACGTCGATGCATTCCGCGAAGGCCATCTGACGCCGGTCTATTTCGGCTCGGCGCTGCGCAATTTCGGCGTGCGCGATCTCATCGAGGCGCTCGGCGCCTTCGGGCCGCCGCCGCGCGCGCAGGAAGCCGATGAACGAACGGTCGAGGCGACCGAGGAGAAGATGACCTCCTTCGTCTTCAAGATCCAGGCCAACATGGACCCCAACCACCGCGACCGCATCGCCTTTGTCCGTGTCTGCTCGGGCAAGCTCGAGCGCGGCATGAAGGCTAGGCTCGTACGCACCGGCAAGCCGATGAGCCTGTCGGCGCCGCAATTCTTCTTCGCCCGCACCCGCGTCACCGCCGACGAGGCCTTCGCCGGCGACGTCGTCGGCATCCCCAATCACGGCACGCTGCGCATCGGCGACACCCTCACCGAGGGCGAGGAGATCCTGTTCCGCGGCGTGCCGAACTTCGCGCCGGAAATCCTGCGCAGGGTGCGCCTCGGCGACGCCATGAAGGCCAAGAAGCTGAAGGAAGCACTGCACCAGATGGCCGAGGAAGGCGTCGTGCAGCTTTTCTCGCCGGAGGACGGCTCGCCCGCGATCGTCGGCGTCGTCGGCGCGCTGCAGCTCGACGTGCTCAAGGAGCGGCTCAACATCGAATACACGCTGCCCGTCGATTTCGAGATGTCGCGCTTTTCCGTCTGCCGCTGGATCTCGGCCGACGACAAGGCGGACGTGCAGCGCTTCATCGAAGCGCATCGCGGCGACATCGCCCGCGACCTCGACAACGATCCGGTGTTCCTCGCCCAGCACGCCTTCTCGCTGAACTACGAGGCTGAGCGCTGGAAAGCGATCCGCTTCACCGCGGTCAAGGATTATCAGGTCCGCGACAAGGCGGCGTAG
- a CDS encoding VOC family protein, with amino-acid sequence MQKITTFLWFDGQAEEAMNHYLSIFENSKVLSVTRWPKGHPQEGQVLVASFELDGVTFQALNGGPQYKFTEAISLSIDCKTQDEVDHFWTRLTEGGGQPGPCGWLKDKFGVSWQVVPEQLPRLLQDPDQAKAGRVMSAMMQMGKIEIDKLEAAAKG; translated from the coding sequence ATGCAGAAGATCACCACCTTCCTGTGGTTCGACGGCCAGGCCGAGGAGGCCATGAACCATTACCTCTCCATCTTCGAGAATTCGAAGGTGCTGAGCGTCACGCGCTGGCCCAAGGGCCATCCCCAGGAGGGCCAGGTGCTGGTCGCCTCGTTCGAGCTCGACGGCGTGACCTTCCAGGCACTGAACGGCGGGCCGCAATACAAGTTCACCGAAGCGATCTCGCTGTCGATCGACTGCAAGACGCAGGACGAGGTCGATCATTTCTGGACGAGGCTCACCGAAGGCGGCGGCCAGCCCGGCCCCTGCGGCTGGCTGAAGGACAAGTTCGGCGTGTCCTGGCAGGTCGTGCCGGAGCAGCTGCCGCGCCTGCTTCAGGACCCCGACCAGGCGAAGGCCGGCCGCGTGATGTCGGCGATGATGCAGATGGGCAAGATCGAGATCGACAAGCTGGAGGCGGCGGCGAAGGGGTGA